GAGAAGGAGAGATCGGCCAGACCCAGGTAATTCGCTTCCTGGGTCCACGTATCCCAGTTATCCACATACTCCGTAAAATCCAGTATTTTGTTACGGCTGAGGCCGAGATTGGCATCCAGCGTCAGGTTCTTCAGGATCTTGATTACGATGCCGGTTTCAAGACCTGTCCGGTAACTTCGCGGTACGTTCACCATGATGGGATCTCCGACGTTATTGATCTCACCCGTCAGAACAAGCTGGTCGTTGTAATCCATGTAATAAGCGTTGACATTCAGTTCAACATTCCCTGAATGAAAAGCATAGCCCAGTTCATAATCGTGAAGGGTTTCGTGACGTGGCTGATACCCTTCATCGGCATCCAGGTAATTTCTCCGGCTGGGTTCCCTGTTGGCCATTCCCCAGAATCCATACAGGCTGTGCTGATCGGTGATCGCATAGTGAATTCCCAGCTTTGGATTAACGAAATGGAAAACAGGCCCAAGATCAACCTCCTGCAGGTTATCGTGTGTTCCTTCAATTTTGTAATGGATTTCCCTGTATTGAACATCAGCAAACAGTCGCAGGGATTTATGGAGAAAATAATCGCCCTTGACATAGAGGTTAAAATCGGATTTTTCTCCGGTGTTTTCATACCACGGCCTGTCCTTATCCACCACAACGGCATCCCTTGCCCAGAGTACATAGCCATAGTGATCACCCCGGTAGCGGTTGTAGGCACCCCCGCCGGTCAGCTGGAGCTTGCCTGAAGGGTGGTAAAGTGTGCTGAACGTAATGCCTGCAAAGTGATTATCGAGCCATTTCTGACGAATCAGATCAGAGCGAAGAACGGCCGTATCCGGCTTGAAAATCCCGTCCCCGTAGTCTTCCAGCTTCTGGTCCGTCTTATAGTTCTCATAATAGCCCTTACCCCTGACATAGAACAAAGCGGCGTTAAAAATGGTAGATTTCCCGAATTCGCGGGTAAACAACAGCTGATAATGATCCTGACGGTATTTATCGATCTGGTTATCATAATAGTGAACCGTGCCGTCATCGCCCACATATTCGCCGGCGGGATTATAGGTGCGGTTGGTCGTCAGCGAATCATAGGGAACGCCCTCCCAGGCGTGATAGGTTTGTTCATTGCCTGAAAAAACAGCCAGTTTGAGGATGCTTTTTGCATCAAAATAGGCACCTGAAAGGTAGTAGGAATACAATTCTGATGATGCCCGGTCAATATAACCATCGGATGAGATCCTTGACAGTCGTCCATCAAACGTCCACCTGTCGTTGATCAGGCCTGAACCGAGGGAGATTTTATTTTTCAAGCTGTTGAAGCTGCCATAGGAAGATTCGATCCTGGCATAGGGTTCGGTTTCGATGGATTGCGTTTTGAAATTGATGCTGGCTCCAAAAGTGGCCGCTCCATTGGTGGATGTACCTACGCCACGCTGAATCTGCACATTGTCCAGCGAAGATGCAAGATCGGGAATGTCGACCCAGTATACATTATGGGATTCCGGATCATTATAGGGGACTCCATTGATGGTCACGTTGATGCGCGTAATATCCGTCCCGCGGATCCTCAGGCCCGAATAGCCGATATCATTACCCGCGTCGGAGGTTGTTGTCAGCGAAGGAGTTGAACTTAACAGGAACGGGATATCCTTCCCGATATTCATTCGCCCGATCATCTCCTGCGTAACGTTCCTGTACGTCCCGGGTACGCCCTGGGCAATCCTTGTCGACTGGATCTGGACTTCCTCCTGCATGAGCGATGTTCTTACCATACGAATATCGATTTCAATATCCGAGGTCAGCGACAGTTCCCGTGTGTAATTTTCAAAACCGACAAAGGAAACTTCCACTTCATAAATTCCCTGTTGAAGATTACTCAGATGAAAGGTTCCGTCAGGACCGGAGGTGGT
The sequence above is drawn from the Bacteroidales bacterium genome and encodes:
- a CDS encoding TonB-dependent receptor; translation: MKKLNFLIALLLICTGYTSAQWSVIGRVTDAQTGTALTGANILIRNTFLGTTSGPDGTFHLSNLQQGIYEVEVSFVGFENYTRELSLTSDIEIDIRMVRTSLMQEEVQIQSTRIAQGVPGTYRNVTQEMIGRMNIGKDIPFLLSSTPSLTTTSDAGNDIGYSGLRIRGTDITRINVTINGVPYNDPESHNVYWVDIPDLASSLDNVQIQRGVGTSTNGAATFGASINFKTQSIETEPYARIESSYGSFNSLKNKISLGSGLINDRWTFDGRLSRISSDGYIDRASSELYSYYLSGAYFDAKSILKLAVFSGNEQTYHAWEGVPYDSLTTNRTYNPAGEYVGDDGTVHYYDNQIDKYRQDHYQLLFTREFGKSTIFNAALFYVRGKGYYENYKTDQKLEDYGDGIFKPDTAVLRSDLIRQKWLDNHFAGITFSTLYHPSGKLQLTGGGAYNRYRGDHYGYVLWARDAVVVDKDRPWYENTGEKSDFNLYVKGDYFLHKSLRLFADVQYREIHYKIEGTHDNLQEVDLGPVFHFVNPKLGIHYAITDQHSLYGFWGMANREPSRRNYLDADEGYQPRHETLHDYELGYAFHSGNVELNVNAYYMDYNDQLVLTGEINNVGDPIMVNVPRSYRTGLETGIVIKILKNLTLDANLGLSRNKILDFTEYVDNWDTWTQEANYLGLADLSFSPALIFNNLITYKPVKGLTVNLISKYVSRQYIDNTESDSRKLDPYFVNHLLIDYSIQTKIIDEIGINLMINNLFNARYETDAWVYRYVYEDQDLMMNGYFPQATLNFMAGVRFNF